One Malus domestica chromosome 11, GDT2T_hap1 genomic region harbors:
- the LOC103448836 gene encoding uncharacterized protein: MENRRKNSSSGDTFSFPSTPVHDQDSDFEFGCITPDSASSTDPCKDSPADHLFLNGRLLPHAFPFQPISNGFMVVDNSSRRTSRTSSISSKDSLMSSRSNSTNSRSSSCSSSARTSSSDNSERKLVYHSKLSSDRQKGNKPNNNISSHQVYGNSQRWQFITAVPMPASLSRDNSRKKVIKVDQLERKEKSVKAKNKRQVKTVVSRRRFLFGRRFFRWLVSTCKKCHAMEPSKKSTNDNVISSGN; the protein is encoded by the coding sequence ATGGAAAATCGAAGAAAAAATAGCTCCTCCGGCGACACATTCTCCTTCCCTAGCACTCCAGTCCACGACCAAGACTCCGACTTCGAGTTTGGGTGCATCACCCCGGACTCAGCCTCCAGCACCGATCCCTGCAAAGACTCACCCGCAGACCATTTGTTCCTCAATGGGAGGCTCTTGCCACATGCCTTCCCATTTCAACCTATTAGCAACGGCTTTATGGTTGTTGATAATAGTTCTCGCAGAACAAGCCGGACAAGCAGCATTAGCAGCAAGGACTCTCTCATGTCGTCGAGAAGCAATAGCACCAACAGTAGGAGTAGCAGTTGTAGCAGCAGTGCTAGGACAAGCTCAAGTGATAACTCTGAGAGGAAGTTGGTGTATCACTCCAAATTATCATCCGATAGACAAAAGGGCAACAAACCTAATAACAATATTTCAAGTCATCAAGTTTATGGGAATTCTCAGAGGTGGCAATTCATAACGGCCGTGCCCATGCCAGCTTCTTTAAGCCGTGATAATTCGCGGAAGAAAGTGATAAAAGTGGATCAGCTTGAAAGGAAAGAGAAATCCGTTAAAGCGAAGAATAAAAGGCAGGTGAAGACGGTGGTGTCCCGGCGGAGATTCTTATTTGGCCGGAGGTTTTTCCGGTGGCTTGTTTCGACGTGCAAAAAGTGTCACGCAATGGAGCCATCCAAGAAAAGTACTAATGATAATGTAATTTCATCTGGAAATTAG
- the LOC103448708 gene encoding squamosa promoter-binding protein 1, which produces MEGKNFEGRQTWKEKSKKDVEEVEDDYSDEEETGGGGGGLMLRFEENERQKKAAAAGRRGSGGGGGGGVSQPSCQAERCGADLVDAKRYHRRHKVCEFHSKAAVVIVSGTRQRFCQQCSRFHELIEFDEAKRSCRRRLAGHNERRRKSSGEPYGESSSRRVVGHQYKESQTRYQITPPGNSSSKHCQIR; this is translated from the exons ATGGAGGGCAAAAATTTTGAAGGAAGGCAAACATGGAAAGAGAAATCGAAGAAAGATGTTGAGGAAGTAGAGGATGACTACTCGGACGAAGAAGAGACTGGTGGCGGTGGTGGAGGGTTGATGCTGAGATTTGAAGAAAATGAGAGGCAGAAGAAAGCTGCTGCAGCTGGAAGAAGAGGATCtggtggtggaggtggaggtggggTTTCACAGCCATCTTGTCAAGCGGAAAGGTGCGGGGCTGATTTGGTTGATGCAAAGAGGTACCACCGCCGGCATAAGGTTTGTGAGTTTCATTCGAAGGCAGCTGTTGTGATTGTTTCCGGGACTCGACAGCGGTTTTGTCAGCAATGCAGCAG GTTCCATGAGCTAATCGAATTTGATGAAGCAAAGAGAAGCTGTCGCAGGCGTCTGGCAGGACACAATGAGCGACGCCGCAAGAGCTCAGGCGAACCTTATGGAGAAAGCTCAAGCCGGAGAGTGGTTGGTCACCAATACAAAGAAAGTCAGACTAGATATCAGATCACGCCCCCAGGAAACTCTTCCTCCAAGCATTGTCAGATCAGATAA
- the LOC103448837 gene encoding E3 ubiquitin-protein ligase At1g12760-like: SKHIQTSLTVGSFFWWIIGFYWVSAGGQSLARASPQLYWLCIIFLGFDVFFVVFCVALACMIGIAVCCCLLCIFALLYAVTDQDGASKEDIEQLSKFRFRKVANEKVADDVQGGGTDSPIEHVLSQEDAECCICLSCYDDGVELRQLPCAHHFHCSCINKWLFINTTCPLYKYNILKSSSQNQGEV, encoded by the exons tcgaagcatatacaaacaagtttgacagttggatcgtt CTTCTGGTGGATCATTGGGTTCTATTGGGTATCAGCAGGTGGTCAATCTTTAGCACGCGCCTCCCCTCAGCTTTACTG GTTATGTATTATTTTCCTgggttttgatgtgttttttgTCGTTTTCTGTGTTGCACTAGCATGTATGATTGGTATCGCAGTTTGTTGCTGTCTTCTGTGCATTTTTGCACTTTTATATGCTGTCACAGATCAG GATGGAGCATCTAAGGAAGACATCGAACAACTTTCAAAATTTAGATTCAGAAAAGTTGCCAATGAGAAAGTTGCCGATGATGTACAAGGTGGTGGAACAGATTCACCCATCGAACATGTTCTTTCTCAGGAGGATGCG GAGTGTTGCATCTGCCTTTCTTGTTATGATGATGGAGTGGAACTAAGGCAACTTCCTTGTGCCCACCATTTTCACTGTTCCTGCATCAACAAGTGGCTTTTTATCAACACTACATGTCCTCTCTACAAGTACAATATCTTGAAGAGTAGCAGCCAAAACCAAGGGGAAGTGTAG
- the LOC103448709 gene encoding probable protein phosphatase 2C 39, which yields MTGREILLKMKEKVLGSSDPDSGKGKSKMSHHITHGFHLVKGKAHHPMEDYVVAQFKNIDDHELGLFAIFDGHLSHEIPEYLQSNLFKNILKEPDFWTEPKKAVERAYRVTDANILEKAVDLGKGGSTAVTAILIDCQKLVVANVGDSRAIVCKNGVAKQLSVDHEPSTEREDIENRGGFVSNFPGDVPRVDGQLAVARAFGDKSLKKHLSSEPYVMVDLIDDTTEFVVLASDGLWKVMTNQEVVDSIIQIKDARAAAKHLTEEAVKRRSSDDISCIVVRFR from the exons ATGACCGGCAGAGAAATCCTCCTTAAGATGAAG GAGAAAGTTTTAGGTTCATCAGACCCTGACTCTGGAAAGGGAAAGAGCAAGATGTCGCATCATATAACACATGGATTCCATTTGGTAAAGGGAAAAGCGCATCATCCTATGGAAGACTATGTTGTTGCGCAATTTAAGAACATCGATGACCACGAGCTTGGACTATTTGCAATATTTGATGGCCATTTGAGCCATGAAATTCCTGAGTACTTGCAGTCTAATCTCTTTAAGAATATCTTGAAAGAG CCTGATTTCTGGACAGAACCCAAGAAGGCAGTCGAAAGAGCCTATCGTGTAACAGATGCTAACATTCTGGAGAAGGCAGTTGATTTGGGCAAGGGGGGTTCAACAGCGGTGACGGCCATTTTAATTGACTGCCAGAAGCTGGTGGTAGCCAATGTTGGGGATTCTCGAGCTATTGTCTGCAAGAATGGTGTAGCTAAACAATTATCTGTTGATCACGAGCCTAGCACAGAAAGAGAAGATATCGAGAACAGAGGTGGTTTCGTGTCAAACTTTCCAG GGGACGTCCCACGGGTTGATGGGCAGTTGGCGGTAGCAAGAGCATTTGGTGACAAGAGCTTGAAGAAACATCTCAGTTCTGAACCTTATGTGATGGTGGATTTAATAGATGATACCACCGAGTTCGTTGTCTTGGCAAGCGACGGACTATGGAAG GTGATGACGAACCAAGAAGTTGTGGATTCTATCATACAAATAAAGGATGCGCGGGCAGCAGCAAAGCACCTTACTGAAGAGGCCGTCAAGAGGAGGAGCTCCGATGATATTTCCTGTATAGTCGTAAGATTTCGGTGA